The sequence below is a genomic window from Macadamia integrifolia cultivar HAES 741 chromosome 1, SCU_Mint_v3, whole genome shotgun sequence.
gattttcattcatttaacacggTCGGCTAGCAGCAGGGACCGATttagaattttttgaatttttagggggtggctttgacgtttcgaaaagtccagggggtggcgttgaataaggaccaaagttcagggggtggcaacaCAATTTTCTCTAAAATAAAACTTTGAGAAGGTGCAAGCTAGTAGGGTTAAAGTGCAATCATACCCAGACCTTAGACCTTATAACTAAAAGCATATCTTCTTCGCATTTTAAAATATCACTAATGACATAAATAAATTAAGGGAGAGGGGATGCTGCCTAGTCATGCAGTTACTACACCAAAACACAGGCCAATGGGAGTGACAAATGTATCAACCATGGAGGGGAGGTGAGGCGGGGTAGTCTTTTCACTCATCCATTGGGCATAGGAAGTGCAAAAAGAAAGCGTTCTTCTCCTCATAAATTGATTTCAACCAATCGACTCAAAGGTTTATAACAAACAAAGACATAATTTATACATGAATACAAATTGcactttttttatgttttcttccctCTACAACCATTGAAATCAAAGGTTTAAATTTATAACAAACAAGACACACTTTATACTTTATTACACATTGCACCTCTTGTTGTTCCCTCTACACCAATGGTAAAGTACTATTACACCTATTCATGAATGTTTATTCGAATTTCTCTTCCCGAAGACAGCTGATGAAGATGTGGTAAACATCAATTGTATGAATAAGGGAAGTTCCACCAAAGCATAAATAGTGACTGAGACACTTGCAAGAAAAACAATGGGAAAGAAGCCCCATATACGAACCTTGAAGCGAAGCATAAATAAGATGGCTGACACAAAGGCTGTCATCATCCCCACAATAGAgacaaagagaaataaaaggccCAACATCAACATTCGAGGCAGAGTCGACAAGAAGTCTTCTTCAGCATATCGTGAAGTAATTATGGCTAGAAACACCAACATAGAAGCGACTGAAGAGCAAAGTGCCAATATATTTGATACAACAAAAAGTATTGGAAACTTGCCTTGTATGTAATTATTGGCTTCTCCTCCTCCTGTTGTATGACTTGGTACTGTAAATACTGCTTGAAACATAATTGTAGTGATTAGTGTTGCTACCACCATACATTGTGTCGATGTTTCCTTCAACCAAGTTGCTCCTTCTTTTACTAGGTCTTTATGCTCCTCCGTGAATAATATTCTTGATGTTTTCTTATCTTTGTTTATAACAAGAGCATTGGTGTACATAATACTTTCCACTtcctaaaataaagaaaaactagaataaataaataaaaagaaatgctAAAATTAACACATACATGCATGATGACTAGAATTGCAATGACATAAAATCTAGGCAGGTTATTAGGTGATGAGGGTGTTTTGTcaacatttttccttttaaacaATTTAATTTACATAGGAATCTAATGGTAAGGAAACTTTCCTAATCTATCTTGATCACCTTTAATTCACCTATTTGTTCTAAAATTAAAGCAACTATGTATTCGTCAGTTTTTTGAGAGTtaactcttatttttttttctccattgttgTGATTGAAAGGGATTTAGGGTGAGGGAACTATCTTCACTTTGATAATGGATACTTATAcatcaacaacaaaaacaattcagtgttatcccaactaaatagggttggCTACATAAATCATAGCCGTCCACCTATATGTGTACTTACATAGTATGCAATTGTCGTTGCTTTTAACTCAAAAACAAAGTTGACTATAAAATTACTTGGTCATCAAGTGTAAGGGAATAAGAAAAAACTCGACATGCATGTACCATGTATGAAAGAAGAAGCAATTAATTAAGGATCAAGAAATCTCAGACCTTATACCAGAGTAGCTCACGTTGCATTTGGAGAGCTGCACCAGGAACTTGATTGAGCCTCTCAATAGGTGCTTTTTTTGCAGCTAGATGTGACATCCAGTTTTTTGAGTTATCCGCCGTTCGTGCAAGATCATTCGTCGATGATGGGTCCAGATGATTGATAAGCCTGTAAATCTTTTCCTGGCGGTAGCTAATTGCGAAATGAAATACCGTTCGGCCATCAGCTATTTTCAAGTTCAATAGAACATGAGGACAGTGGTTGATACATTCTTCGATAAATTCAAAACACCCATTTTCAGTTGCTCGAAACATTGATGTAACCATTACATTCTCCACATGGTTCATGTTATCAAGTTCTAATACTATCTTCCTCCATAGTTCTTTTAGTAACTCAGAAGCTCCATAATGCTTCAACTTCTCCTCATAGATGTGCTTGCAACCAGGCACTACATAGCAATATACATCATACTATTAAataaaagcacgaagtggcaaatcttttaCTTGATAATTTTACCTTTTCCAAATACTCTCTAAATTCgttatcaaaaacaaaatacTCTCTAAAAttaactcctctctctctctctcaaaagttcATATCTCtacccagaaaaataaaaaatcttatctCTACTTGACAATTTTGTATTCTCTAtttcttactttcttttttcttatatatgggTCCAGCCAACCAAATTTGGTTTTGAGAACCTGATTGAACTACTAATATTTTAAGTTTCAATTATCTCTCTCAAATATCTTTTATGGTATATTTTCTTCATGAATTCCTTATCCcttgatcttcttttttttgttaagttATTCCTCCATCTTCCTTGCCTCATCCCCATACcgtctctctccctttctcaaAATCACATGGCTAATTGCTTTAATTGATATGATATatgattgaaataaaaaataaaacatagagCTACACGTGCAAGTAATTTTGCTagtttccatatatatatatatatagagagagagagagagagagagagagagagagagagaacgctGCACGATAGGGTTGCTTACACCCAGACATATGGCAAAGTGGAATCAAAACATAGGTGTCTTTTCATAGCATGATTCCATTTTCCCAGATGTCCGGACGAATGCAACACTATCAGGTaaagttcctctctctctctctctctctctctctctctctctctcgctacGTTTATATAGGCAGCCAAGAGTTAACTTCCATGCATCCATGATAGGCTttaattaattataaggatgcaATAAGTGAGACCATTATGATATAGATGAttatgtatagcatggcatgggGATTGGGGGTAGTATTGATGATTCGATCTCAATTTTCTCACCTAGTTTAATAAGCCCATTCTGAAATAGCCCATGGAAGCGCAACCATAGACCCTTGCAAAACTCAAAAACATGTGTGGATAGCCTACCACGCATCATCATATTTCCTGCATCATCATAATGAAATGTTTTTAATTATTGGGGATATTACAATACTTGGGAAAGCCTATGGTTAGCTagtatataatataatttgtaTTTCATTCTCATCTTTAGGCAAATTGATTGTCAGGCACACAATCAGGACACGTGTAGGGCTATGAATGGGTGCATCATCAGGACTGGTCCACCGGTAACCTGTAGGTTACGACTCTTACGACAGACACTAGCAGATATTCCTTATCACCAACtgaatattattttttcttcaaacaTTAAAATGTTATTGAAACTTGGAAGAATATAAATAACAACCTAAGTGTGTATATGTTACCtaccttaggctatgtttggttgtaaagggaattaaagggaGGGAAATTTTTCacacttaaaaaagaaatatatgtagtCATCACCCAtgacccatgtgactttaacattaatttcaaatcattctatatttggttataaaatttcacttttactttgcattcaaaatcatttactataatatgtaaaataaaaattacatataaaatatatcattattaaatatggttaaaaaaattaaatagtttatacaatcatatggggtaaggagtataaacatttctttttaaagtatgaaaactTAACTTCCCTTCCCTCTGCAACCAAACGGAGTCTAtgaaatttataaattaaaatttgtaAGGTATGTCAAATTCATGAGTTCAAGCTGAATTAAGGCCAGGCCTTCGTCCGGAAAGGGATGCCAAGCAAATTTCGTAGCTGGTCCTTGTTTGGGCCCTGACCACATTACAATGTAGACCCTAGGCGTATGCTTATTTTGGCCTATTTCACCAGTAATTGGAAGCGTCACCCACagccacagagagagagagagagagagagagagagagagcacctaGCTGAGTGCTGTCTCTGTTGGCAGTCAAGGAATCTTCCACGTCTCCTCTTGTACGCCAGCATTCATTTTTGGCATCAACATGAACATCTAGCACtgcattttaaaaataaataaataacatgtaGAATTGGCCCAACTATATTAATATTCCTAAAGGGAATTTTGTATTGGAATATGGTTAAGTAGAAAGTGGTGAACTAGCGATCTATATGATGAATCATGATTGAATTGGATTCATAGATCATGAAAATGATTCAAAAAGCATGTGTATGTACATTTGTTAACAATCCCACAATGCGTGAGTGTATCATCATGTCACTCATGTGTTTGGGCATAAGGCTATGTAATCTGgcagcttttctttttttttttttctatgtataTGAAAAAGGGAGAAGGAATGTCGAACGTCTAGCATTCTCCACGTCCATACATAACCCTATTTTTAGGGGATAGGGATGGATCCGACTCCTTTCCTTTGTGTCAATCGCCTAGGTCTTGCCTATTGCTACCCGAACAATTGACCTGTGTCCATGAGTCATCCAACAGTTGTGCTATATTTTGACAGTAATATGCTATTATTTACTCTGGTTGTGACAGCGAGTTGTAGTATTTGGCTAACAAGGTTCCATTCTAGATAGATCCAAgaaacacacacaaaaaaaaagggggggattAATTTTATCTCTTTGAAGAAAACCACAACACCGAGCTGTAGAAATGGGTAGAAGCTCTCGGCACCTCCTTCTCCACTTGACCCTCCAGTCCCTCAGGGAGGAATACGACACCTCTGTTTGATGTTGTCCTTTGCGTTTCAAGGATCGACAGTTTGTGAGAGAAGAGAATGGAAGAGTAGCAGATCTGCTTTGAAGATCTTACCTCTCTCGCGTTCTCCTTCGCTGTGGTCACGAAGTTCTAGCTTTGGTTCTCCTTCGCATTCAACCTCGGCGTCTCTATTCGAAGTTCTCAGCATTTAGGCCATTCTAATTTTTGGGAGAGAAAGATAATGGAAGAGAAGCGAGCGCgggatttaggttttttttttttttttttttttttttttgggcaagagGAAACTTTATTGAATAGGGTTGCATGAGGAGCCAATGGCTTCCTCATTACATAGATCAAGTAGCCACGGAGTGGAAATTGGCCAGCTTTTCTTACATGCTAGAGACATTGCCTTTCGTGCTAGAGTATCGGCAATATAATTTGTCTCCCTAAATATGTGACCAAAAGAACATTGAGAAATTTTGGTCGCCAATAAGCGAATATCGCTGATGATCCCAAGAACCCCAGCCTGTATAACTTGATCAGTAGAGTTGATGTAGTTGATTATGCCATTGTTATTGGACTCAATAATAATTGAAGGGATGCATTGCTCAACTGCCCAAACTAAGCCAGTGCGCACCGCTAAGGCCTCCCCCGATAAGCTATCTATGAAGCAAAGTGGTTCAGAAAGATCCCAAACCGGTAAGCAATTGTGGTCACGACTGATACATTCAATCCCTCCTTCATGGTTCTCCAAAAGTAATGCTGCGTCACAATTCAAAGTAAGCCATCCCTGAGGAGGCCCTTTCCACCCTGCGGCCTTGTTTGGTGGACTACCCGATGGAGTAGAGGTGGTGTCAACAGTCATCCAGAAATCCATATACATCTGTTCCGTCTTAGAGAAAACCTCCTAGTTGTGCACAAATACAAGCAGATATGTGTGAAAAGGCTTAATATCTCCATCTTGATCTTCTTAGAGGGGAAATTCATCTTATCCCATTGCTCAAGCACTTTaaacaatttggggctttcatcTTGAGGAGCAATAAATGATAGAGAACTCCCAAACCAAGTAGCTTTAGCGAAAGGGCATTCTAGCAGAATATGATCACTAGACTCCACTATAGCTCCACACCGAACGCAGCTCGGATCTACTTGAAGTTGTCGCTTCATTAGCCCTTCCCCTGATGCAATCCCTTGAGCACACATATGCCACAATAAAAACTTCATCTTCAGAGGGGCTTTACAAGTCCAGATTTTCTTCCATGTCGTAGGCCTAATTTGATTCCATTCGTGACACCGAGAGGAAGAGGCTTGAGTTTGGCGTTGTCCTTCTTGAAGGTTGGATAACAAATGGTATGTTGACTTAATGGAGAAATTCCTTGATTTATCACCACTCCAGAATAATCGGTCAGCATGCGGGAATAGACTTAGGTTGATTTTTGTGATCCGAGATTTATATTCAGGGTGAAAATATAGATTGAGAATGTCCTCCCTCCATCTTTGATTGTCACTATCAATGAGCTCTGAAACCTTTGAAATCGGGCAGTGAATAGGACGATGATGAATAATCTGaaatgatggagaagagggTACAAAATTTGAGTTCCATATGTCAATGTCAACTCCGGTACCAACTTGCCATAGGAGACCTTGCTGAAGAACATCTCTTCCTATTAGGATACTGCGCCAACCCCATGATGGATGAGAACCAGAGGAAGCATTAAGAAAATCTTTTTTGGGGAAGTATATGGCCTTCATGAGGGTAGCCCACATAGAATTTGGTTCTTTCCACAATCTCCAAGCAACCTTAGCCAAAGACGCCCTATTTTGGAGGATAGGATCTCGTAACCCCAAACCACCCATTTCTTTTGATCTGCACAATCTGGACCAAGAGATCCAatgtatcttcttctcctcccctttttGTCCCCAGAAAAAGTTGGACATGGTTTTGCGAACCAAATTATGATGAGACACAAGGAGTGAAAAGTGGGAAGCCGCGTAAGTAGATAAAGAGCAAGCAACAGATTTGATCAAGGTTTCTCGACCCGCATGTGACAATAGTTGATTCTTCCACCCTTGAACCCTGTTGCTAGTCTTCAGAGTAAACTCCTTAAATACCTTAGCCTTCGATACACCAAAACTTAATGGCAGCCCAAGGTATTTGGCCGGACCATCGCCATAGGGTATTTTCAAAACTCGAGAAAACCACCGTATAAACTTGATTGGAGTTTTTGGGCTGAAATTCAGGCATGACTTCTTCGTGTTGATCTGCTGGCCACTTGCTTTACAATAAACTTCAAGGCAAGTCTTGAGAGAGGTAATGTTCTGAAGGTTGAGCtcagagaaaagaagacaaTCATCTGTGAACAGTAGATGGGTGATAGGAGGAGTGCAGCCACGAACACGAATTCCTTTTAACTTATGATCACCTTCAGCCTTGGAAACAATCGGGTATGGATTAGCAATCTTAGGATGGATGGTTATTATGTGGAAATAAGCATAGCCGTTGGATGACTTATGAACACGTGTCAATCACTCAAGTAAGTATGGGTAAGACCTGAACAATTGAGACTAAAGAGAAGAGCCGGATCCTAGAGAAGTCTTTCTTTATCTCATAAAAGTCGTCAATCACAAAGTACAGGTATCAGATTGGAATTTTAAGAATATATGTCAAAGAGAATACAGCAACATTACCACTATGAATCAAATTCCAAACCTTTGTTCAAAACTtactaaccttttttttcttttcttttcttttcttttctcttcttctttttttttttttttttttgtgtgtgtgtgtaacaCTTACTGACCATCACAACCACTTACATGTGGACTTCTAAATTTTTTGTCTGTAGGTATGGTGGTGGGATGGTTCAGAGTTTGTAGAAGATTTCAgcattttctttaaaataaaaaacacatcATTGTGTGTGTTGGGTATGTGGGTTTAGTCCCGCATCGagtgtgttgtgttgtgtgttGTACATATCCTTCAATTTGAGGCACCAAAAGTTGGTTAACCTTTTGATATTGGTGTGTAGTTTGAgtgattattatatatattaaaaccTTTCTGCTATCTCTTTTAATAATTTGATTATGTATTTCCTTAACTCCAATAATATACCTACTAAtaatattttcactttcttcattaattttatcattatttGCTATTTTATTTGGACACTTGGAAATAACATTATTCTCAAAAAGACTAATCCAAACCCTCATTTATTCTATCTTCCGCAAACCAGTGGATAGACCTGCTAGGTCTCCCAACAAAAACAACAGGTGATCTCTTCCCTCTTTAACCCCACCATTCCAGCTTACCCCATTCTAAACTATCCCTTATTAGTTCGAGCATATCAGAtactttaaataaaattttaatattggGGTGTGGTTCAAGTGATTATCATATATATTAGAACTTTTCTGCTATCTCTTTTCATAAGttgattatgtatttcttttacTCCAATACTATACCTACTAATAATATTTCCACTTTCTTCATTAATTTTATCATTATCTACTACTTTATTTGGACACATGGAAATAACATTATTTTCAAAAAGACTAATCCAAACCCTTATTTTATTCTATCCTCTACAAA
It includes:
- the LOC122075047 gene encoding uncharacterized protein LOC122075047 isoform X1; the protein is MLLLMEIGKQFLCSSLKIRDFLQPGSQQKENFHFMWQLKKGKVEIAKELMKMMSTEDLSRKEKDYNRTVLHIAVVSGNKEMVKAIVEKDEKLVMIKSKFYRNRIPIAEAALFGHKDVVNYLYPITIHYDQDHDHNIDHDEEEREKTRASILTSLIFGDFFGQAFDLLKKYPRLILIKDYDDRTVMEALSARPTAFKSSLPTKSVGTLGYYFLYSLLDVHVDAKNECWRTRGDVEDSLTANRDSTQLGNMMMRGRLSTHVFEFCKGLWLRFHGLFQNGLIKLVPGCKHIYEEKLKHYGASELLKELWRKIVLELDNMNHVENVMVTSMFRATENGCFEFIEECINHCPHVLLNLKIADGRTVFHFAISYRQEKIYRLINHLDPSSTNDLARTADNSKNWMSHLAAKKAPIERLNQVPGAALQMQRELLWYKEVESIMYTNALVINKDKKTSRILFTEEHKDLVKEGATWLKETSTQCMVVATLITTIMFQAVFTVPSHTTGGGEANNYIQGKFPILFVVSNILALCSSVASMLVFLAIITSRYAEEDFLSTLPRMLMLGLLFLFVSIVGMMTAFVSAILFMLRFKVRIWGFFPIVFLASVSVTIYALVELPLFIQLMFTTSSSAVFGKRNSNKHS
- the LOC122075047 gene encoding uncharacterized protein LOC122075047 isoform X2, which gives rise to MLLLMEIGKQFLCSSLKIRDFLQPGSQQKENFHFMWQLKKGKVEIAKELMKMMSTEDLSRKEKDYNRTVLHIAVVSGNKEMVKAIVEKDEKLVMIKSKFYRNRIPIAEAALFGHKDVVNYLYPITIHYDQDHDHNIDHDEEEREKTRASILTSLIFGDFFGQAFDLLKKYPRLILIKDYDDRTVMEALSARPTAFKSSLPTKSVGTLGYYFLYSLLDVHVDAKNECWRTRGDVEDSLTANRDSTQLGNMMMRGRLSTHVFEFCKGLWLRFHGLFQNGLIKLVPGCKHIYEEKLKHYGASELLKELWRKIVLELDNMNHVENVMVTSMFRATENGCFEFIEECINHCPHVLLNLKIADGRTVFHFAISYRQEKIYRLINHLDPSSTNDLARTADNSKNWMSHLAAKKAPIERLNQVPGAALQMQRELLWYKEVESIMYTNALVINKDKKTSRILFTEEHKDLVKEGATWLKETSTQCMVVATLITTIMFQAVFTVPSHTTGGGEANNYIQGKFPILFVVSNILALCSSVASMLVFLAIITSRYAEEDFLSTLPRMLMLGLLFLFVSIVGMMTAFVSAILFMLRFKLSSGREIRINIHE